Proteins encoded together in one Cicer arietinum cultivar CDC Frontier isolate Library 1 chromosome 4, Cicar.CDCFrontier_v2.0, whole genome shotgun sequence window:
- the LOC101500421 gene encoding structural maintenance of chromosomes protein 1 isoform X2 yields the protein MPSLLSPGRIHKLEIENFKSYKGFQVIGPFHDFTAIIGPNGAGKSNLMDAISFVLGVRTGQLRGAQLKDLIYAFDDRDKEQKGRKAFVRLVYQLANNSEIKFTRAITSAGASEYRIDDSIVTWDVYNAKLKSLGILVKARNFLVFQGDVESIASKNPKELTGLIEQISGSDELKRDYEQFEEEKGAAEEKSALVFQKKKTVVMERKQKKEQKEEAEKHLRLQDQLKSTKKEHFLWQLFNIENDIVKTTEELEDDKRSREGVIEELENFEHEASKKKKEQAKFLKEIVLREKKITDKSNKLDKYQPELLKLKEEMSRINLKIKKGKKELGKKREEQRRHANDIAGLQSGIQDLSAKMAELQEKGRNAGGDQLKLDGNDLEEYFRIKEEAGMKTAKLRAEKELLDRQQHAESEAQNNLEENFQQLKTRESELDSQEKQMRERLEKILDNSAKNKDAVENLKTELRVMQEKHSDSKRKYDYLKIRIGEIENDLRELKADRYENERDAKLSQAVATLKRLFQGVHGRMTDLCRPTQKKYNLAVTVAMGKLMDAVVVEDEKTGKECIKYLKEQRLPPQTFIPLQSIRVKQIMERLRSLGGTAKLVFDVIQFDPSLEKAILFAVGNTLVCEDLEEAKILSWSGERFKVVTVDGILLTKSGTMTGGTSGGMEARSKQWDDKKYEASVKKKEQYESELEELGSIRDMRLKESEAEGKISGLEKKVQYAEIEKRSIEDKLLNLSHEKETIKEEIKRISPELKKLRDAVEKRNAELRKLEKRINEITDRIYKDFSKSVGVANIREYEENQLKDAQNVAEERLNLSSQLSKLKYQLEYEQNRDMSSRIQELESSVSALENDLKRVQNKEAEAKLAAENATEEINQLKDEAKEWKSKSEDCEKEIQEWKKRASAATTNLSKLNRLINSKEAQIEQLIGQKQEIIEKCELEQISLPIISDPMDTGSSTPGPVFDFDKLSRTLKDRRHSDRDKIEVDFKQKMDALMSEIERTAPNLKALDQYEALLEKERAVTEEAEAVRKEEKEKADRFNAVKQKRYDLFMDAFNHISDNIDKIYKQLTKSNTHPLGGTAYLNLENEDDPFLHGIKYTAMPPTKRFRDMEQLSGGEKTVAALALLFSIHSYRPSPFFILDEVDAALDNLNVAKVAGFIRSKSCEGARVNQDADGGSGFQSIVISLKDSFYDKAEALVGVYRDSERGCSRTLSFDLTKYRES from the exons ATGCCGTCGCTACTCTCTCCGGGCAGAATCCACAAGCTAGAGATTGAAAATTTCAAGTCCTACAAGGGTTTCCAAGTCATCGGTCCCTTTCACGACTTCACCGCCATAATTGGCCCTAATGGAGCAGGAAAGTCCAACCTAATGGACGCAATCAGCTTCGTTCTCGGCGTTAGGACCGGCCAACTCCGTGGTGCGCAATTGAAAGATCTCATCTACGCTTTTGATGATAGAGACAAAGAGCAAAAAGGACGCAAAGCCTTTGTTCGTTTGGTTTATCAACTCGCTAACAACTCTGAGATCAAATTCACTAGAGCTATCACCTCTGCCGGAGCAAGTGAGTATCGCATCGACGATAGCATCGTTACTTGGGATGTTTACAATGCTAAACTCAAATCTC TCGGCATTCTCGTTAAGGCTCGCAATTTCTTAGTCTTTCAG ggtgATGTGGAGTCCATTGCGTCGAAAAATCCGAAGGAGCTTACTGGCCTTATTGAGCAGATATCTGGCTCTGATGAGCTCAAGAGAGACTACGAAcagtttgaagaagaaaaaggcGCTGCTGAGGAAAAATCTGCACTAGTTTTTCAGAAGAAAAAGACTGTGGTTATGGAGAGAAAGCAGAAGAAAGAACAAAAGGAAGAAGCAGAGAAACATCTTCGCTTGCAAGACCAATTG AAATCTACAAAGAAGGAACATTTCTTGTGGCAGTTGTTCAATATAGAAAATGATATTGTTAAAACAACTGAGGAACTTGAAGATGATAAAAGAAGTCGCGAAGGTGTTATTGAAGAACTAGAAAATTTTGAACACGAAGCTagcaaaaagaagaaagagCAAGCCAAATTTCTTAAAGAGATTGTGCTACGAGAAAAGAAAATAACTGACAAAAGCAACAAACTTGACAAATAT CAACCTGAGCTTCTCAAGTTGAAGGAGGAAATGTCTcgtattaatttaaaaattaaaaaaggaaagaaggaactTGGCAAAAAAAGGGAAGAACAAAGGAGGCATGCCAATGATATAGCAGGGTTACAGAGTGGTATTCAGGACCTTTCAGCAAAAATGGCAGAGCTCCAGGAAAAGGGTCGAAATGCGGGCGGTGATCAGCTTAAGTTAGATGGCAATGATTTGGAAGAATATTTTAGAAT AAAAGAGGAAGCTGGGATGAAAACTGCAAAGCTTAGAGCGGAAAAAGAACTTCTAGATAGGCAGCAACATGCTGAAAGTGAAGCACAAAATAATTTGGAAGAAAATTTTCAACAATTAAAAACCCGGGAGTCTGAGCTAGATTCACAGGAAAAACAGATGCGAGaaaggcttgaaaaaattcttgATAATTCTGCAAAGAATAAGGATGCCGTTGAAAACCTAAAGACAGAATTGCGTGTGATGCAGGAAAAACATAGTGATTCCAA GAGAAAATATGATTACTTGAAGATAAGAATTGGTGAAATAGAAAATGATCTACGTGAATTGAAGGCTGATAGATATGAAAATGAGAGAGATGCTAAATTGTCTCAGGCAGTGGCGACTCTGAAACGCTTGTTTCAAGGAGTCCATGGTCGCATGACTGATCTTTGTAGGCCAACGCAGAAGAAATATAACCTAGCCGTTACTGTTGCCATGGGTAAATTAATGGATGCAGTTGTTGTTGAGGATGAAAAGACCGGGAAGGAATGCATCAAG TATTTAAAAGAGCAGAGGCTTCCTCCTCAGACATTTATTCCTCTACAATCTATTCGTGTGAAGCAAATAATGGAAAGGTTACGCTCATTAGGCGGTACAGCAAAACTGGTTTTTGATGTGATTC AGTTTGATCCCTCCTTGGAGAAGGCAATTCTCTTTGCTGTTGGGAATACTCTTGTTTGTGAAGATCTTGAGGAAGCCAAAATTTTAAGCTGGAGTGGTGAGAGGTTTAAAG TTGTAACTGTGGACGGAATTCTGCTGACGAAATCTGGCACAATGACTGGTGGCACTAGTGGTGGAATGGAAGCGAGGTCAAAACAGTGGGATGACAAGAAATATGAAG CATCTGTTAAGAAGAAAGAGCAGTATGAATCGGAGTTGGAAGAGCTAGGATCAATAAGAGATATGCGCCTTAAAGAGTCTGAAGCAGAGGGAAAAATTAGCGGACTTGAGAAGAAAGTTCAATATGCGGAGATTGAAAAG CGAAGCATTGAAGACAAACTTTTAAATTTGAGCCATGAAAAGGAGACCATCAAAGAAGAAATTAAACGTATTAGTCCAGAACTGAAGAAG TTAAGAGATGCTGTTGAAAAGAGGAATGCGGAATTACGTAAGCTTGAAAAGAGGATAAATGAAATCACTGATCGGATATACAAAGACTTCAGCAAGTCAGTTGGGGTTGCAAACATTCGCGAGTATGAAGAAAATCAACTCAAGGATGCTCAAAATGTAGCAGAGGAGAGGCTAAACCTGAGTAGCCAActttctaaattaaaatatca GTTGGAGTATGAGCAAAATCGGGACATGAGTTCACGAATTCAAGAATTGGAATCTTCTGTAAGTGCTTTAGAGAATGATTTAAAACGGGTACAAAACAAAGAGGCTGAAGCAAAGTTAGCAGCGGAGAATGCTACTGAAGAGATAAATCAGTTGAAGGATGAAGCTAAAG AGTGGAAATCAAAGTCAGAGGATTGTGAAAAGGAAATCCAGGAATGGAAGAAGAGGGCTTCTGCAGCCACAACAAACTTATCAAAACTTAATCGTCTGATAAACTCAAAG GAGGCACAGATTGAGCAGTTAATTGGGCAAAAGCAAGAAATAATAGAGAAGTGTGAACTAGAGCAGATTAGTCTTCCAATCATATCAGATCCTATGGATACTGGTAGCTCAACACCAGGCCCAGTTTTTGACTTTGATAAGCTCAGTAGGACACTAAAAGATAGGAGGCACTCTGACAGGGATAAAATAGAGGTAGACTTTAAGCAAAAAATGGATGCATTGATGTCAGAGATTGAAAGAACAGCCCCAAATTTGAAGGCATTGGACCAGTATGAGGCTCTGCTTGAAAAAGAAAGAGCTGTAACTGAAGAGGCTGAAGCTGTCAGGAAGGAAGAGAAGGAAAAAGCAGATAGATTCAACGCAGTTAAGCAGAAGAG ATATGATTTGTTCATGGATGCTTTCAACCATATATCTGATAATATAGATAAAATTTACAAACAACTTACAAAGAGCAACACACATCCTCTGGGTGGGACAGCATACCTAAATTTAGAAAATGAAGACGATCCATTTCTACATGGCATCAAGTACACTGCTATGCCGCCAACAAAGCGGTTTCGCGATATGGAACAACTATCTGGTGGTGAAAAGACTGTTGCCGCGCTTGCGTTGCTATTCTCTATCCATAG TTATAGGCCTTCACCATTTTTCATATTGGATGAAGTTGATGCTGCGTTGGACAACTTGAATGTTGCGAAGGTTGCTGGTTTTATTCGTTCAAAATCTTGTGAAGGAGCAAGGGTTAATCAGGATGCTGATGGTGGAAGTGGTTTTCAGAGTATTGTAATATCACTGAAAGACAGTTTCTATGACAAAGCTGAAGCGTTAGTTGGAGTTTACAGGGACTCCGAAAGAGG CTGTTCGAGAACACTCTCATTTGATCTGACTAAATATCGAGAGTCATAA
- the LOC101500421 gene encoding structural maintenance of chromosomes protein 1 isoform X1, whose translation MPSLLSPGRIHKLEIENFKSYKGFQVIGPFHDFTAIIGPNGAGKSNLMDAISFVLGVRTGQLRGAQLKDLIYAFDDRDKEQKGRKAFVRLVYQLANNSEIKFTRAITSAGASEYRIDDSIVTWDVYNAKLKSLGXXXXXXXXXXXXXXXXGILVKARNFLVFQGDVESIASKNPKELTGLIEQISGSDELKRDYEQFEEEKGAAEEKSALVFQKKKTVVMERKQKKEQKEEAEKHLRLQDQLKSTKKEHFLWQLFNIENDIVKTTEELEDDKRSREGVIEELENFEHEASKKKKEQAKFLKEIVLREKKITDKSNKLDKYQPELLKLKEEMSRINLKIKKGKKELGKKREEQRRHANDIAGLQSGIQDLSAKMAELQEKGRNAGGDQLKLDGNDLEEYFRIKEEAGMKTAKLRAEKELLDRQQHAESEAQNNLEENFQQLKTRESELDSQEKQMRERLEKILDNSAKNKDAVENLKTELRVMQEKHSDSKRKYDYLKIRIGEIENDLRELKADRYENERDAKLSQAVATLKRLFQGVHGRMTDLCRPTQKKYNLAVTVAMGKLMDAVVVEDEKTGKECIKYLKEQRLPPQTFIPLQSIRVKQIMERLRSLGGTAKLVFDVIQFDPSLEKAILFAVGNTLVCEDLEEAKILSWSGERFKVVTVDGILLTKSGTMTGGTSGGMEARSKQWDDKKYEASVKKKEQYESELEELGSIRDMRLKESEAEGKISGLEKKVQYAEIEKRSIEDKLLNLSHEKETIKEEIKRISPELKKLRDAVEKRNAELRKLEKRINEITDRIYKDFSKSVGVANIREYEENQLKDAQNVAEERLNLSSQLSKLKYQLEYEQNRDMSSRIQELESSVSALENDLKRVQNKEAEAKLAAENATEEINQLKDEAKEWKSKSEDCEKEIQEWKKRASAATTNLSKLNRLINSKEAQIEQLIGQKQEIIEKCELEQISLPIISDPMDTGSSTPGPVFDFDKLSRTLKDRRHSDRDKIEVDFKQKMDALMSEIERTAPNLKALDQYEALLEKERAVTEEAEAVRKEEKEKADRFNAVKQKRYDLFMDAFNHISDNIDKIYKQLTKSNTHPLGGTAYLNLENEDDPFLHGIKYTAMPPTKRFRDMEQLSGGEKTVAALALLFSIHSYRPSPFFILDEVDAALDNLNVAKVAGFIRSKSCEGARVNQDADGGSGFQSIVISLKDSFYDKAEALVGVYRDSERGCSRTLSFDLTKYRES comes from the exons ATGCCGTCGCTACTCTCTCCGGGCAGAATCCACAAGCTAGAGATTGAAAATTTCAAGTCCTACAAGGGTTTCCAAGTCATCGGTCCCTTTCACGACTTCACCGCCATAATTGGCCCTAATGGAGCAGGAAAGTCCAACCTAATGGACGCAATCAGCTTCGTTCTCGGCGTTAGGACCGGCCAACTCCGTGGTGCGCAATTGAAAGATCTCATCTACGCTTTTGATGATAGAGACAAAGAGCAAAAAGGACGCAAAGCCTTTGTTCGTTTGGTTTATCAACTCGCTAACAACTCTGAGATCAAATTCACTAGAGCTATCACCTCTGCCGGAGCAAGTGAGTATCGCATCGACGATAGCATCGTTACTTGGGATGTTTACAATGCTAAACTCAAATCTCTCGGCANNNNNNNNNNNNNNNNNNNNNNNNNNNNNNNNNNNNNNNNNNNNNTCGGCATTCTCGTTAAGGCTCGCAATTTCTTAGTCTTTCAG ggtgATGTGGAGTCCATTGCGTCGAAAAATCCGAAGGAGCTTACTGGCCTTATTGAGCAGATATCTGGCTCTGATGAGCTCAAGAGAGACTACGAAcagtttgaagaagaaaaaggcGCTGCTGAGGAAAAATCTGCACTAGTTTTTCAGAAGAAAAAGACTGTGGTTATGGAGAGAAAGCAGAAGAAAGAACAAAAGGAAGAAGCAGAGAAACATCTTCGCTTGCAAGACCAATTG AAATCTACAAAGAAGGAACATTTCTTGTGGCAGTTGTTCAATATAGAAAATGATATTGTTAAAACAACTGAGGAACTTGAAGATGATAAAAGAAGTCGCGAAGGTGTTATTGAAGAACTAGAAAATTTTGAACACGAAGCTagcaaaaagaagaaagagCAAGCCAAATTTCTTAAAGAGATTGTGCTACGAGAAAAGAAAATAACTGACAAAAGCAACAAACTTGACAAATAT CAACCTGAGCTTCTCAAGTTGAAGGAGGAAATGTCTcgtattaatttaaaaattaaaaaaggaaagaaggaactTGGCAAAAAAAGGGAAGAACAAAGGAGGCATGCCAATGATATAGCAGGGTTACAGAGTGGTATTCAGGACCTTTCAGCAAAAATGGCAGAGCTCCAGGAAAAGGGTCGAAATGCGGGCGGTGATCAGCTTAAGTTAGATGGCAATGATTTGGAAGAATATTTTAGAAT AAAAGAGGAAGCTGGGATGAAAACTGCAAAGCTTAGAGCGGAAAAAGAACTTCTAGATAGGCAGCAACATGCTGAAAGTGAAGCACAAAATAATTTGGAAGAAAATTTTCAACAATTAAAAACCCGGGAGTCTGAGCTAGATTCACAGGAAAAACAGATGCGAGaaaggcttgaaaaaattcttgATAATTCTGCAAAGAATAAGGATGCCGTTGAAAACCTAAAGACAGAATTGCGTGTGATGCAGGAAAAACATAGTGATTCCAA GAGAAAATATGATTACTTGAAGATAAGAATTGGTGAAATAGAAAATGATCTACGTGAATTGAAGGCTGATAGATATGAAAATGAGAGAGATGCTAAATTGTCTCAGGCAGTGGCGACTCTGAAACGCTTGTTTCAAGGAGTCCATGGTCGCATGACTGATCTTTGTAGGCCAACGCAGAAGAAATATAACCTAGCCGTTACTGTTGCCATGGGTAAATTAATGGATGCAGTTGTTGTTGAGGATGAAAAGACCGGGAAGGAATGCATCAAG TATTTAAAAGAGCAGAGGCTTCCTCCTCAGACATTTATTCCTCTACAATCTATTCGTGTGAAGCAAATAATGGAAAGGTTACGCTCATTAGGCGGTACAGCAAAACTGGTTTTTGATGTGATTC AGTTTGATCCCTCCTTGGAGAAGGCAATTCTCTTTGCTGTTGGGAATACTCTTGTTTGTGAAGATCTTGAGGAAGCCAAAATTTTAAGCTGGAGTGGTGAGAGGTTTAAAG TTGTAACTGTGGACGGAATTCTGCTGACGAAATCTGGCACAATGACTGGTGGCACTAGTGGTGGAATGGAAGCGAGGTCAAAACAGTGGGATGACAAGAAATATGAAG CATCTGTTAAGAAGAAAGAGCAGTATGAATCGGAGTTGGAAGAGCTAGGATCAATAAGAGATATGCGCCTTAAAGAGTCTGAAGCAGAGGGAAAAATTAGCGGACTTGAGAAGAAAGTTCAATATGCGGAGATTGAAAAG CGAAGCATTGAAGACAAACTTTTAAATTTGAGCCATGAAAAGGAGACCATCAAAGAAGAAATTAAACGTATTAGTCCAGAACTGAAGAAG TTAAGAGATGCTGTTGAAAAGAGGAATGCGGAATTACGTAAGCTTGAAAAGAGGATAAATGAAATCACTGATCGGATATACAAAGACTTCAGCAAGTCAGTTGGGGTTGCAAACATTCGCGAGTATGAAGAAAATCAACTCAAGGATGCTCAAAATGTAGCAGAGGAGAGGCTAAACCTGAGTAGCCAActttctaaattaaaatatca GTTGGAGTATGAGCAAAATCGGGACATGAGTTCACGAATTCAAGAATTGGAATCTTCTGTAAGTGCTTTAGAGAATGATTTAAAACGGGTACAAAACAAAGAGGCTGAAGCAAAGTTAGCAGCGGAGAATGCTACTGAAGAGATAAATCAGTTGAAGGATGAAGCTAAAG AGTGGAAATCAAAGTCAGAGGATTGTGAAAAGGAAATCCAGGAATGGAAGAAGAGGGCTTCTGCAGCCACAACAAACTTATCAAAACTTAATCGTCTGATAAACTCAAAG GAGGCACAGATTGAGCAGTTAATTGGGCAAAAGCAAGAAATAATAGAGAAGTGTGAACTAGAGCAGATTAGTCTTCCAATCATATCAGATCCTATGGATACTGGTAGCTCAACACCAGGCCCAGTTTTTGACTTTGATAAGCTCAGTAGGACACTAAAAGATAGGAGGCACTCTGACAGGGATAAAATAGAGGTAGACTTTAAGCAAAAAATGGATGCATTGATGTCAGAGATTGAAAGAACAGCCCCAAATTTGAAGGCATTGGACCAGTATGAGGCTCTGCTTGAAAAAGAAAGAGCTGTAACTGAAGAGGCTGAAGCTGTCAGGAAGGAAGAGAAGGAAAAAGCAGATAGATTCAACGCAGTTAAGCAGAAGAG ATATGATTTGTTCATGGATGCTTTCAACCATATATCTGATAATATAGATAAAATTTACAAACAACTTACAAAGAGCAACACACATCCTCTGGGTGGGACAGCATACCTAAATTTAGAAAATGAAGACGATCCATTTCTACATGGCATCAAGTACACTGCTATGCCGCCAACAAAGCGGTTTCGCGATATGGAACAACTATCTGGTGGTGAAAAGACTGTTGCCGCGCTTGCGTTGCTATTCTCTATCCATAG TTATAGGCCTTCACCATTTTTCATATTGGATGAAGTTGATGCTGCGTTGGACAACTTGAATGTTGCGAAGGTTGCTGGTTTTATTCGTTCAAAATCTTGTGAAGGAGCAAGGGTTAATCAGGATGCTGATGGTGGAAGTGGTTTTCAGAGTATTGTAATATCACTGAAAGACAGTTTCTATGACAAAGCTGAAGCGTTAGTTGGAGTTTACAGGGACTCCGAAAGAGG CTGTTCGAGAACACTCTCATTTGATCTGACTAAATATCGAGAGTCATAA
- the LOC101500944 gene encoding patellin-4-like — protein MNDTTEECNNNYENENNYNINDTPLVFIENDEKSLNEDQEQELVVEDNNDGVIETPSPAGIKLKIKKSLLEFRCKVEGAILGNYLLEQQGEKIAFTKEDIRDVTLWGVPLLPSKAHEGTDVVLMKFLKAKDYKVNDAFDMLQKTMVWRIKNNVDKILDEDLGSDFENSGILDSRDKEGRPVCYHLFEVFKDKVLYKKTFGTQEKCELFLRWRIQLMEIAVKKLCFRGGVDSTIQVFDLKNSPIQGMKELSALSKKALILFQNYYPEIVYKNIVVNAPFWFYTSQVLFSRFMNQRNKKKFILARPQKVTQILLKYIAPEHLPAEYGGLRRNGDQDFSPDDKVLELKIKANSVSTVEFPVNESGVTIMWDVTVVGWDVSYKEEFIPDDEGSYTILLQNQNIVGDSTRNSFYISEPGKILLTVENGNYKKKRMYYRSKTRTTVPMFILLS, from the exons ATGAATGATACTACCGAAGAATGCAACAATAATTATGAAAAtgagaacaattataatattaatgataCCCCTTTAGTTTTCATTGAAAATGATGAAAAAAGTCTCAATGAGGATCAAGAACAAGAATTGGTGGTGGAAGATAATAATGATGGGGTTATTGAAACACCAAGTCCTGCTGGAATTAAACTCAAGATAAAGAAATCATTGTTGGAATTTCGATGCAAAGTCGAAG GTGCAATTCTTGGAAACTATTTGTTAGAACAACAAGGAGAAAAAATAGCATTTACAAAGGAAGATATTAGAGATGTTACATTATGGGGTGTACCTTTGTTACCAAGTAAGGCACATGAAGGTACTGATGTTGTTTTGATGAAATTCTTAAAGGCTAAAGATTATAAGGTTAATGATGCATTTGATATGTTACAGAAGACTATGGTTTggagaattaaaaataatgttgatAAAATTCTTGATGAAGATTTGGGTTCTGATTTTGAAAATTCTGGAATTTTGGATAGTAGGGATAAGGAAGGAAGACCTGTTTGTTACCATCTTTTTGAGGTTTTCAAAGACAAGGTTTTGTATAAGAAGACATTTGGAACACAAGAGAAATGTGAACTTTTTTTGAGGTGGAGAATTCAGTTGATGGAAATTGCTGTTAAAAAGTTGTGTTTTAGAGGAGGGGTTGATTCAACTATTCAGGTTTTTGATTTAAAGAATTCACCAATTCAAGGAATGAAAGAGCTTAGTGCACTCAGCAAAAAGGCTCTTATATTGTTTCAGAATTATTATCCTGAGATTGTTTACAAAAAT ATTGTAGTAAATGCACCATTTTGGTTCTACACTTCACAAGTTTTATTCTCAAGGTTTATGAACCagagaaataaaaagaagtTCATCTTGGCAAGACCACAAAAGGTTACACAAATTCTTCTCAA GTATATAGCCCCAGAACATCTTCCAGCTGAATATGGTGGTCTAAGGAGGAATGGTGACCAAGATTTTTCCCCTGATGATAAGGTTTTGGAGCTTAAAATCAAAGCAAATTCTGTTTCTACAGTTGAATTTCCAGTTAATGAG AGTGGAGTGACAATAATGTGGGATGTAACTGTGGTTGGATGGGATGTGTCTTACAAAGAAGAGTTCATTCCAGATGATGAAGGCTCATACACTATATTACTACAAAACCAAAACATTGTCGGTGACAGTACTAGAAACTCTTTTTACATCAGTGAACCAGGGAAGATATTATTAACAGTTGAGAATGGTAATTACAAGAAGAAGAGAATGTATTATAGATCAAAAACTAGAACCACTGTTCCTATGTTCATATTACTATCATAA
- the LOC101501269 gene encoding legumin J-like — MRRSNSYLSSLSLCFLLFTSACLATRSEEFDRFNQCQLDSINALEPDHRVESEAGLTETWNPNHPELQCAGVSLIRRTIDPNGLHIPSFSPSPQLIFIVQGKGVLGLSIPGCPTTFEEQRQHFDNHQKIRRFSKGDIIAIPPGIPYWSYNNGDEPVVAITLLDTSNFANQLDSTPRVFYLGGNPEVEFPETQQQQQQQKRHSLPFPGGRKGGKNQQEEQNEGNSVLSGFSSEFLAQALNTDEDTAKKLQSPRDQRAQIVRVEGGLRIISPDLQDEEDEDEDEDEQEQGHSQREEEEDDDEDESHSHESRQKWRKYREEEKQGSHRREHKEEEEEEEEKICKKRSCRGKGRKNGLEETICSARIRENIIRPARADLYNPRAGRISTVNSLTLPILSYLRLSAEYVLLYRNGINAPHWNMNANSLMYVVRGEGKVRIVNCEGKAVFDDNVRKGQMLVVPQNFVVAEQAGNEEGFEYVVFKTNDRAAVSNVKQVFRATPAQVLANAFGLRQNEVTKIKFSGNRGPLVQPRSHAHA, encoded by the exons ATGAGAAGAAGCAACTCCTATCTATCTTCACTTTCTCTTTGCTTCTTGCTCTTCACGAGCGCGTGTTTAGCCACTCGCTCTGAAGAATTTGACAGGTTCAACCAATGCCAGCTGGACAGTATCAACGCATTAGAACCAGACCACCGTGTTGAATCAGAAGCTGGTCTCACTGAAACATGGAACCCCAATCACCCTGAGCTACAATGCGCAGGTGTGTCTCTTATCAGACGCACCATTGACCCTAATGGCCTTCACATACCTTCCTTCTCACCCTCTCCTCAGTTGATTTTCATCGTCCAAGGAAAGGGTGTTTTAGGACTTTCAATTCCTGGTTGTCCAACGACTTTTGAAGAGCAACGACAACATTTCGACAATCACCAGAAGATTCGGCGATTCTCTAAAGGTGATATAATTGCAATTCCACCTGGAATTCCTTACTGGAGCTATAACAACGGTGATGAACCTGTTGTTGCCATCACTCTTCTTGACACTTCCAATTTTGCAAACCAGCTTGATTCAACCCCCAGAGTATTCTACCTTGGAGGGAATCCAGAGGTTGAGTTCCCAGAgactcaacaacaacaacaacaacaaaagagaCACAGTTTGCCTTTCCCTGGTGGACGTAAGGGAGGGAAAAACCAACAAGAGGAGCAAAATGAAGGTAACAGCGTCTTGAGTGGCTTTAGCTCTGAGTTTTTAGCACAGGCGCTCAACACCGACGAGGATACTGCTAAGAAACTTCAATCTCCACGCGACCAAAGGGCTCAAATTGTCAGAGTGGAAGGTGGTCTCCGCATTATCAGCCCCGACTTGcaggatgaagaagatgaagacgaAGACGAGGACGAACAAGAGCAAGGACACAGTCAAAGggaggaagaagaagatgatgatgaagatgaatCCCACAGCCATGAGAGTCGTCAAAAGTGGAGAAAATACCGCGAAGAAGAGAAACAAGGATCACATAGAAGGGAACATaaggaagaggaagaagaagaagaagagaaaatatGCAAGAAAAGAAGCTGCAGAGGAAAGGGAAGGAAGAATGGGTTGGAAGAAACAATTTGCAGTGCAAGGATTCGCGAGAACATAATTCGGCCAGCACGTGCAGATCTATACAATCCACGTGCGGGAAGAATCAGCACCGTCAACAGTTTAACCCTCCCAATCCTGAGTTACTTACGTCTGAGTGCAGAATATGTCCTCCTCTACAGG AATGGTATAAATGCTCCACATTGGAATATGAACGCCAACAGCCTGATGTACGTGGTAAGAGGAGAAGGAAAAGTGAGGATAGTGAACTGTGAAGGAAAAGCAGTGTTCGACGACAATGTGAGAAAAGGACAGATGTTGGTGGTGCCACAAAATTTCGTGGTGGCAGAACAAGCAGGGAATGAAGAAGGATTTGAATATGTGGTATTCAAAACAAACGATAGAGCTGCAGTTAGTAACGTGAAGCAGGTGTTCAGAGCCACTCCTGCACAAGTACTTGCAAATGCTTTTGGCCTACGTCAGAATGAAGTCACTAAAATAAAGTTTAGTGGAAACCGTGGCCCTTTGGTTCAACCTCGGTCTCATGCTCATGCATAA